GCGCGGGCACCGCCCATAAGCGCGGTTGTCAGTGTCCAGGCTGTAGATGGTGCCTTGACGTAAATAAGTCCGGAGTCGGCCAGGATTTTCGATACGGCGCCATAGGACAAAAACATGAATGGCAACAGGATGGCGAGGACTTTCCACGCCATGCCCGCTGCGGATAACCAGACCAGTGCGTAGGCGACTGAAGCGGCGAGATAGCAGAAGGCTGCGCGATAGGATATGAGTTCTCGGCTGTCGTCTATATGCTCGCTTTTTGGATGAAGGGCTTTTTGAAATGCCTCTTTCAGATGCGCCCGCGCTATCCACACCCACCACAGAGATAGGGCGACAAATGCGCCCATTGTTTGCCAGAGGTAGCGTTTGGAGGCGTAGTAGCGGTTAAAGGCTGTTATGCCCAGTTGATCGAGGATGCCGGATTCTACGATGAATATGAGATCAAAGAGCCACATGCTGAACAATAATTCCAGGCTCGCAAAATACGAAAAGCATATTCCCACGGTGCTTATGAATACCCATTGCGGCGGAAAGTTCCGGCCAATGGGCACCCAGGTGCCAGCGGCGGTTGGAAATTTTGGCAGCGCGGGATGAAACCACGCGATGATGTTCCAGACGAATATTATGCCTACCACGCCAAATCCGGTCCAGAACATCCGTCCCTGCATAAACTCGGGCAAATAGGTGCGACCCGTGCCGGGCTGTGTGGTCAGTTCGACGATGGGTTCCATGGCGGGATAGACCAGTTTTTCGTATTCCGCCCATTGTTTGCGCATGATGACCGAGGCACAAAAACAGGCGAGTGCTATGGCACATACAAAGGTGAACCACCAGAAGAGGGGACCGAGCCAGACAGACCAGGGTACGGGCGCACCGGCGGGCAAGCCGTCGTAGAACCAGTTCATTGCGCCGTCGCGATTGGACGGTATGATCCATTCGGGCAGGTGCGGGTGCAAAAATTCTGCCCACCGGTTTTCGGGCGAGGAAAAATAGTAGGGGGTTACGATGACGCCGACCAGATATCCGCTTACGCCATAGGTGGGACCGAGCGAACAGATAAAGCCCATTGAAAAGATCGCGAGCCATTCGCTCGGGGAAAAGGCAAAGCGTTTGCCAAAGTACCGCGCGAGCACACTGCAGACAATCAAACACAGCAGTGTGAGCATCAGATTGCCCATGGGCATGTGGCTGTATGCCATGAAGGAGCTGTGCATGATGTATCGCGCGACTGTCGCCAGTGCGTTGATTGTAACAACCAGCACAAATCCGAAGATCAGCGATCGGACTGTGACCCCTTTGTTCGCAGGATCTGGCGAATCTGCGATTGGATATGTTTGTTGTGCGGACATGAAAGGAGGGCTGGAGTTGCTTACCGATTTGCTATTCGGAATATGCCTTCCCGAGTAGCAGTCTGGGCACTGTTGAGGTCTTTTACGGTCATAAGCAAGCGATACCGCCCGGGTTCAACGCGGCCGATGTCCAATTCGACGTAGTCGGCGATCCAGAGTTCGCGGCCCGTTTGTTCGTATTGTACAGTGATCAGTTCCCCATCTCTTCGCCGTATTCTGGGTTGTGAGGCGAGTTCGCGGCCCTTTTCTGGTGCTACGGCAAAGGCGACTTCGTAGCGCGTTTGCTCAAAGGTGTCTCGCGTCAGGTTGTAGATTTCAAAATAGACGAAGATGGGCGTGCCCGGGAAAAAGGTGCGGGACGGCGATGTTGTGATGCGCCATTTGTCGCGCGCAGTCAAGGTGTCGCTCTGGCTCTGGGGTACGGAAGTCGGTTCTTCAATATGCTGTGCGATTTGTAGATCGCTGAGCATCAAGCTGTCACCGGAAAAGTCGTGCAGGCGGACTTTTTCCCGATAATTGCCCAGGCGGTTGGTGTGAATTCGCCACATTTGCACGGCGAGGTCGTATTCGCCGGGGGGTAGGGGGATGTCGATGCGGTCTCTGGCGATCAGGCTTTTCCCGCGGAGTCCGGGGGGAAGGGGTATAGCGACGTCTTCCCGAAGGCGTTTTGCTTCGCGGTTCTGATCATCTACGAGGGCGATGCGGCGTTCGACTACGACTGTGGTGTCCGGATCGGTGGATATCGCCACTTCGTCTATTGGGAGGCCGATGTTGATCTGCAGGTCTGTTTTGCCGTCTTGCCCGCGGAATGATAGAGCTTCGTAATAGAAATTGAGGGGATCGAGGTCGGATGTGTCGTAGCGTTCGGGTTTTTTTGCTGCTGCTGCTGCGACTTGCGATGCGGGCGAGAAGTCGTTCATGAGTCGGAGGAATCTGAGTGGGGACCCGCGGGAGGCGACGTCATAAGCGTCTTCTCTATCGATGGAGGGCACGGGTGCGTAGTTGTAGATATTGGTGTGCATTTCGTCGGTGAATACGACTTCTATGCCGTGGTTGATGTCGGGATAGATCCACACTTCCCAGGGTACGCTGGAGAAATCGTTCCCGGCTGTGACGGGTTTCCACCCGCGCAAGCCGAGGGTGCCGTCGTCTTCTTCGAGGGGGAGGTTGCTTTCGACATTTCGAAGCGCGATGCGGACGGGAAATACGGGTCCGGTGTAGGTTGCGGTTGTGCCGGGACGGCCGTAGAGTTGAAATGCCAGTTTTTCCTGTATGCGCTGCACGGGGATCGGTATGCTGGCGTTTGGTTCTCGCCAGGTGGAGCGGTAGTCCGGCTCTCCGTATCGGATGTAGATTTCGCCCCGCTGGTCAAAGGGGTATTTGTAACGCCCGAAGAAGGTTCGCGCATGCCAGACGCGGCGGTAGTGTTCTGCGCGTCTCTGGTTCCCTCCGGTTGTGCCAAAGGGATCTTTGCGGATCCAGAAGGCGTTCAGAAAGGCGTCCACATCTTCGTCTGAGATCGCGCGATACGATGCGATTTCTTCTGGGGTGGCGATGAGGGATATATCTTCATAGACCGATTTTTCCTGTGGCGATAGGGTGTCCAGGTATTTTTGAAATACGGATAGGGCGTCTTCATAACGCCGCGAGGCCAATAGCACTTGCGCCAATAGCGGAAGTCTTCGCGCATCGGCCATGTGCGCGGCGATTTGGGTCACGATGTTGTAGCGTTTTTCGGTCAAGAATTCAAGGGCAAATTCAAGGGCGGGTGTTTCGTCCTGTGCGCCGCGGGACAGGTAGCTGTTGTAGTGGGATAGTGCCTGGTGGGTGTCGCCTTTTTTGCGATAAAGACGCGCCAGTAGCAGGTGGGCTGGACCATATCGAGAGTTGATTTGAAGTGCTCTGTTTGCCGCTTGCAGGGCGTCTTTTTCTTTTCCTCGCGCCAGATAGGTTCTGCCGAGGACTTCGTGGCTTTCAGCGCGATTGGAGTCGGCCTGTATTGCCTTTTCGAGGTGTGAGGTCGCGCGCTTGAGTTTGTTGCGATATTCCAGGAGTACGCGTCCCATTCCCAGATGGGCGTCTCCCTGCTGCGAGTCGTTTTTCAGGGCGCGAACAAATGCGGCTTCGGCGCTGTCGGGCAGTTGGAGTCGAAGATAGAGATGGCCGATACGGGCGAGTAGGAGGGTGGAGTCCGCAGAACTCGGCACGGCTTCGTTTAATGTTTTGAGTGCTTCTCTGATCAGGGTTTTTCGTCCGAGTGCCTGGGCTTTGAGATATACGGCGTCCAGATCCGTGTCTTCGGCGGCGGCAGGTCCGATAAAGCAGAAAAATAGAAGGAAGTGTACCCAATAGCGAATATTCATAAGTATCTCACTGTGCTACGACAAAAAGGGCATTTTTAGAGGCGGTCTGTTCGCTGTTCAAATCGGTTATTACGACTTCCAGCGCGTAGCGTCCCGGTTCGCGGTCGCCCAATTCCAGTTCTGTATAGACGGTTTCCAGGTTCATTGTTCCGACCTGTTCATATCCCAGTAACACTTTTTCTCGTTTGCCGCCGAGCGTTCTCACCAGGCGAGATACAGCACCGCCCACGCCTTTGCCTTTTGGTGCTATTGTGTATTCTACCTGATATTTTGTCTGACCGAATTCATTGCGTTTCAGGTTGTAGATTTCGTAATAGACAAAGATGCTCTGTCCCTTCGGATAGGTTCGCGTGGGCATGGGGACTACGTGCAGCTCGCCTTTGCGGAATTTGTCCTGGGGACCGCCCTCTGCGACGCGCCAGGCCAGTTCCAGATCGCTCACTTTCATGGAGCGGGTCTGATATTTCTCCAATTCGATTATCTGGCGATACCGCCCCTGCCGTCCGGACAGGCGGTCCAGCAGATGTACTTCCAGCTTGTAATATCCCGGCGGGGCGTCCAGGCGCACGACGTCGGGGATAAACGCGCCCTGTATGCCGGTTTGATCGCCTTCATTGCGATATCGCACATCGCCTGTGCGTCGATACACATCGCCGGTCTGTTCGTTTAAGAGGGATACGGTTCGCTCTACGACCATCTCGGTGGTATTGTTTTCAGCGAAGTACCGTCCCAGTGTCTGCGGGATTCCGGTATAGACTTCCAGCGCGCTTACGCTATTTTGGAGGCTCTGAAAATCCGCGAGGTCGTAATAGAATTCCAGGGGGCGGGTGTTTTCCGGGGTTGCGTAATAATCCGGCGTTACCCGAGCGGCAAATTCGGTGACCCTGCGGGGATTGTACCGATTTAGCAGGGCAAGTGTGCGGATGGGGATGTTGGGATCCAGAGGCGCGGGCGCGTAGTCGAAACTGCCGGTCATGGCTTCGTCTGTGAAGGTTATTTCAATGCCGCCGTTCACATCGGTGTAGATCCAGGTCTCCCACCGCACCATAGAGGCGTCTTCCGGAACGGAGACCGCGTTGAAATCCGGCTGGAGATTAAAAAATTCACTTCCCATGTTCCCGGCGTTGACGACTGTATTCGCCCGCCGTTCGTAAGTGCTGATGTCTTCTCCGGTCTGGTCATCGGCTGTTGCCTGTGCCGAACGCACGGTGCGCTGTTCTTCGCCTCCCGACTCGAGTCCCTGTCGCTCCCGTTCCTGTGACTGTTCGATGGCCTGCTGCATGGATGCGTCCTCGCGTTGCATACTGATTGGGGTTGCGCCACTTAGTCTGGTTTGAAGTCCTCGCACGGGATATACCGGGCCAAAGTAGGTCTGTTGTGCGGCTTCGCCACCAAATAGTGTTTGGGCCACGCGCTCTTTTACCCGCTGTACTGATAGGCTTTGTTGCAAGTTTAACATGTTGGATCGCGACCGATAGTCAGGCTCTCCGAAGCGGATATAGACCTCGCCGCGCCGGTCAAAGGGCTTTTTCCCTTCTGAGAAATTTGTCAGGGCATACCATACCCGTCT
This genomic interval from Gemmatimonadota bacterium contains the following:
- a CDS encoding GWxTD domain-containing protein, which produces MNIRYWVHFLLFFCFIGPAAAEDTDLDAVYLKAQALGRKTLIREALKTLNEAVPSSADSTLLLARIGHLYLRLQLPDSAEAAFVRALKNDSQQGDAHLGMGRVLLEYRNKLKRATSHLEKAIQADSNRAESHEVLGRTYLARGKEKDALQAANRALQINSRYGPAHLLLARLYRKKGDTHQALSHYNSYLSRGAQDETPALEFALEFLTEKRYNIVTQIAAHMADARRLPLLAQVLLASRRYEDALSVFQKYLDTLSPQEKSVYEDISLIATPEEIASYRAISDEDVDAFLNAFWIRKDPFGTTGGNQRRAEHYRRVWHARTFFGRYKYPFDQRGEIYIRYGEPDYRSTWREPNASIPIPVQRIQEKLAFQLYGRPGTTATYTGPVFPVRIALRNVESNLPLEEDDGTLGLRGWKPVTAGNDFSSVPWEVWIYPDINHGIEVVFTDEMHTNIYNYAPVPSIDREDAYDVASRGSPLRFLRLMNDFSPASQVAAAAAKKPERYDTSDLDPLNFYYEALSFRGQDGKTDLQINIGLPIDEVAISTDPDTTVVVERRIALVDDQNREAKRLREDVAIPLPPGLRGKSLIARDRIDIPLPPGEYDLAVQMWRIHTNRLGNYREKVRLHDFSGDSLMLSDLQIAQHIEEPTSVPQSQSDTLTARDKWRITTSPSRTFFPGTPIFVYFEIYNLTRDTFEQTRYEVAFAVAPEKGRELASQPRIRRRDGELITVQYEQTGRELWIADYVELDIGRVEPGRYRLLMTVKDLNSAQTATREGIFRIANR